The DNA window ACTAACGTGGGAAGCACCTGGGCGGATGGACGGTTGGCACTGTCCAAGCCAGGTGTGGGAGAGCTGTTGAGTAGGCGCGAAAGCTGCTGGGCGATATGGTCGAAGCCCAGTGGTGAGGCGGAATAAGGGCAGGTTGGCACCTGGCCCCGCTATGAGCTGAAAGACGGCGGTGGTGGCGTTCTCTGGGGGTGGCACCCCACGCATAGTGCTCCCCGTTGCGATGGTATCGCGGCGGAGCACTTGGCAAACACGGTTTTAAGGGCACATGACCCTGTGAAGCTCCTGCACCCTTCGGGGTGCGGGGGCTTTCTCAAGCGCCTGGTTTCGGGTGCTTGAGAAAGCCTATCCCTTCCCATCAGGCCTCTAAGCCCGCAGAAGGGCGTCTCTGCCTTCCTCCAAGCATCTGGCTTGGCCAAACGACCAACCGGCCATCCAGGCGTCTCGCTGAGCCGTTTTGAGCGCATGTGGGCACGTTGATCGGCCATGGCCTAGCGGTTGCTCTGCTAAGTGCCACGCAACGGCGTTATGCAGCCCCGCGTGCCACTCTGGCGACTTGTCGCTACCCCAGCCTACAGCTGTCAGCAGCTTGTCAGCGTGGTCATGGTGCCATTGCTCAATCATTACTTTCTCCTTCATTTGTTGATATTGGCAAAGGTTGCTGGAGGTGTGCATCTCCCTCTGTTTTTGATTTTGGTTGCTGTCTCTCAATTACTGTCGTGAATGCAATCCGATTGCCGTTGAACGCGAAATTCGGGTTGATGTAATACCAGCCTTGGCGTAGGTGTTTAGCGATTATCTGAGCCTTTTCCAGCTCGGCTAGACCCCGCCAAAAAGTTGGCTGAGATAGCTTGATAGGCGGCTTTCTATCGGAGTGTTCTGCTAAAAACTCATCAAGCACGATCTTGTCTAGCGGTATTAAATCTCGCTCAACCGCTCGGTTCTGCAAGCACCAGAGCAGCACGTTAAATGCCTTGATACCGGCTGCCTTGAGGTCAAAAGTGAGAGCAATATTGGCAGTAAATAGCTTCACAAACTGCTCAGCATCTACACGTCGATAGGTCGTTACATGGGT is part of the Halomonas sp. KG2 genome and encodes:
- a CDS encoding replication/maintenance protein RepL; its protein translation is MSKVVRYDKNPFIENMIVPIRGQAVRLSQLGKDDNILVNQATGEVQGTHVTTYRRVDAEQFVKLFTANIALTFDLKAAGIKAFNVLLWCLQNRAVERDLIPLDKIVLDEFLAEHSDRKPPIKLSQPTFWRGLAELEKAQIIAKHLRQGWYYINPNFAFNGNRIAFTTVIERQQPKSKTEGDAHLQQPLPISTNEGESND